CAGCCCATCGCCTCGGCGATGCCGTACGGCACCTTCAGGGCGCGCAGGGCGCCGACCACCGCGAGTCCCCAGAACCCCTCGAAGCCGGAGGCCGTCAGCAGGGCCCGCTGTCCGGCGGCGAGGCCGTGTTCCCGCAGCCGTGCGGTGGCCCACTCGGTGTCGCGGGCGAGTTCCGCCCAGGTGAGCTCCAGGTCCCGGACGCCGTGGGCGGTGGAAAAGCGCAGGAGGTAGGCGAGTTCGGGGTGGTCGAGCCTCCTGGCGCGGGCCAGGGTGTCGGCGCGGGCCATCAGGTCCTCACCACCCGGGGGAACTTGGCGACGCTGGTCATGGTCTTCAACAGGTCCTCCTCGGTGCGCATGTCGAGCACCGGCTTGACTCCGGTCCGCTCGCGCACGGCCTCGCTCAGGCGTCCGGCCAGGGCGTCCACGTCGCCGGTGAGTTGGGGGTCGTAGCCGACGCGCAGCCGCAGTTCGTCGACCTCGCGCCGGTCCCGGACGATCTGGAAGACGCCCGCCACGGTCTCCGGCTGGTCCTCGACCGCCTGCCAGATGTCCCGCAGCACGACGGAGCGTCCCTGGACGACCGTCTCGTCGCCGCGCCGCCCGGCCACCCACATACGGGCGTGCGTGCGGCCGCAGCCGCAGGTGTCGCGGGAGAGGCGGACGAGGTCCTCGCTGCGGTAACGGACCAGCGGTGCGGCCCGGTTGTCCAGGTCGGTGGCGACCAGTTCGCCGAGATCGCTCTCGGGGACGTCCCGCCAGGCGTGCCCGTCGACCTCGACGCACTCGGCGAAGACGGTGTCCTCCCACAGGTGGAAGCCGTCGTGCTCACGGCACTCCCAGGCGGTGCCGGTGTCCGCGGCGCTGGTGTACTCGTAGACGTCGATGCCCCAGTCGTCGCGGATCCGCTCGCGCATCCTGCGGCTCAGCGGCTGGCCGGCGCAGGAGGCGCCCTTGAGGGAGGAGAAGGCTTCCCTGAGATCGGTCTTCTCCGCCAGGTGTTCCAGCTCCACCATCTGCGGATACATCATCTGCAGGTAGGCGGGCCGGTAGGTGCGCAGGGCCTCGACGACCTCGGGCATGTTGCCCATCCAGGTGTCGATCTCGATGACCACCGCGCCCAGCGCCTGGAAGCCGGCGTCCATGAAGTTCCGGAAGGTGCCGGGCGGGCTCAGGACCCGGTCGCCGGGCCTGAGGCCCAGCTCCCACAGGTCCCGTACCTGTGCGGTCACCAGGGGCGGGGCGTCCTGCCAGATCTCGGCGAAGAACTCCGGGTCGCCGGTGGTACCGGAACTGGAGGAGACCGAGGTCAGCTCCTCGACCGGGACGCACAGCAGGCCGGCGAAGGGGTCGCCGGTGCGGCTCCGGTAGGCGCGGATCATGTCCTTGGTGATGAACGGGACGCGCGCCCGGAAGTCCTCCAGCGAGCGGATGTCCCGCGGGTGGGTGCCGTGCTCGTCCCACAGCTCGCGGTAGAAGGCCGAGTTGGCGTAGGCGTACTCCACGAGCTCCAGGAGCCGTTCCTCCTGCCGCGCGCGCAGTTCCTCGCGCGGCATGGTCTCCACCTGGGGCTCGAAGTACCTGTCAGCGGTGTCCCTGTCACCGACCATGGCGCCTCCTCGCGGCTCAGTGCCCAGATCTTCCAGCTATCAGCGCAATCAGTCAACCAATTCGACGGATTGACCTCATGACTCGCGCTCCATCGATCTATATAGTTAACTATTAACACTCATTCAACCACAGGAGGGCCGTCGTGAAGATCGTTGTCTGTGTGAAGCACGTGCCCGACGCCACGGCGGACCGCACCTTCACCGAGGACGGCACCACCGACCGGGCGTCGGTCGACTCGCTGCTGTCCGAACTCGACGAGTACGCCGTCGAGCAGGCGCTGCGCCTGG
Above is a window of Streptomyces griseorubiginosus DNA encoding:
- a CDS encoding phenylacetate--CoA ligase family protein, producing the protein MVGDRDTADRYFEPQVETMPREELRARQEERLLELVEYAYANSAFYRELWDEHGTHPRDIRSLEDFRARVPFITKDMIRAYRSRTGDPFAGLLCVPVEELTSVSSSSGTTGDPEFFAEIWQDAPPLVTAQVRDLWELGLRPGDRVLSPPGTFRNFMDAGFQALGAVVIEIDTWMGNMPEVVEALRTYRPAYLQMMYPQMVELEHLAEKTDLREAFSSLKGASCAGQPLSRRMRERIRDDWGIDVYEYTSAADTGTAWECREHDGFHLWEDTVFAECVEVDGHAWRDVPESDLGELVATDLDNRAAPLVRYRSEDLVRLSRDTCGCGRTHARMWVAGRRGDETVVQGRSVVLRDIWQAVEDQPETVAGVFQIVRDRREVDELRLRVGYDPQLTGDVDALAGRLSEAVRERTGVKPVLDMRTEEDLLKTMTSVAKFPRVVRT